Genomic window (Rosa chinensis cultivar Old Blush chromosome 6, RchiOBHm-V2, whole genome shotgun sequence):
CTAGAGAGTCAtgccgagcggttggtttcttcTCTTGCGTTTTTGGGTGAGCTAATCTTCTTAGTTCTTTTAATTTCTACCTAAATGTTATATTAACTGAACAAAATATATCATTTCTTTATGCTATTTACTTTTTTGGCACAAGCTCTTTCGAAACTCTGTTTTAAGCTTAAACATGTCTTAACTAATTGATGCTTTTTGGTAACTATATAATAAATGTCAGTCACTGCTTCTTTCTGTTGCCTTTgatattgaaaaatatatcaTTTCTTTATGGTATTTACTTTTTTGGCACAAGCTCTTTTGAAACTCTGTTTTAAGCTTGAACATGTCTTAACTAATTGATGCTTTTTGGTAACTATATAATAAATGATACTCACTGCTTCTTTCTGTAGCCTTTGATATTGAAACTCACTGATTGAGATCTTCTTGCAGCTTAGAGTTGATGGAGTGCTTATGAGATTAAGGGATACCCGCATGCACTGTGCTTTTGGAGATAATGTAAATCCCATTATTCTTCGAGAGAGCTGCTGGAGAGAAGCTACATTTCAAGCTTTGGCTGCAGTAAGTTCAAGTTCTATGCTCACTGTCAAACAAGCGTAGTTTTGTCTCTATGTGGAAACAAAACTATGCTTCTGATTTGTGAATCTCCCCTACTTTCccaaaatgattttgatatgcgACTTATGGAAACTCAACAGGCTTTTTGTAAACCAATGACTAGCCAGGTCCAGGAACTTTTGAGGGATAAATACTTGGTTGAAGCATTCTTTTAGGAAAAGATATATAAAGTTTGATCCTCTAATTGTTCGGCATATCTAACTAATTAAGTTATGAAGTCCTTCAAAGTTCAATCGTTCAGATTTTGTTAACAGATGGAATTTATATCGCACGGTTCTTTCTTGCACCGTTCAATCTTCTAATCTGGATAAATTTTGGCAATCTGCTCATCCTTTGGTCAAGTATGTAATATCAAAGATTTGCAAGATAAGTAAATCATAATAATGGAAGTCTGTTAGAATTTGGATTTTAAGTAAGGAGTTTATCTTGTCAACCTGTGGATGtaaattttgtcttcaagtCAAGTTTTGTTTCCTACTGAAATCTAATATGGTAATTAACTAAGCATGGCAAGATTTGCTTAAAGATTTTGTAGAAGCAAGATACAATGCTATTCTACATGGCATTCTTTTATTATCTTCATTGCGGGTTTATTGGGTAGACTTGATACGGTTAATCAGCTAACTGATATTTAATAAACTGGCCACTGATTTTTTCTAAATGCTACTTGTTGTCTAATATTTCCTGATTATCATCCTTCTCATTACAACTTCCTTCCTGTAATATGAAAAGACGATTTTATTACAAGTATTTTCTCTTGTATTTGTCATAAAACAAAGGTCTTTCCATTGCTCATTCTCTTTTTCTAATTTAAACAATGCAGAAGGGATACCCTTCTGAAGCTGCTGCCTACAATGATCCAAGTATCATCAGCCAAAGGCTTCCTGTGGTCATGAGCAAGACCCAAAAGCTAAAGGTATCTAGTAACATGTAACACTGTAAATTATCTTAATGCACAAGGATATATTTCAAATGTTTTCTCAGTGTGGTGGATCCTATTGAATGTAAAAGTTTCTTTGAACCTTCGTTGATATTCTTACTCTATTTCTTGCTTACAActgcattttctttcattttgcagTTCAGTTTATTATATCCTGTTCTTCATTCCATTATATGTAGTAATAGAAAGACAGACTAGAAAAATAATCTCTTAGTGAATAACTGAAATTAGAATGTGGATGTATAGAATGAAATGCAGCCACTTTGAGGCATGAAGTGGAACCAAAAAGAAATTTCAGGCTCATATGGTTCTTCAATAGCTCAGTGGTAGAGCAGTCAGCTATTATCTGACTGGTTGTTGGGTCCAAATCCGAATTTGGGAGATTCCATTCAATTTGAATGTAAGGGTTCGCTTAGATATGCGTGGATTACGAATTATATTCTATTTGGCATATAGCAGTCATTTTAGAAAAATGATTAATCAAGATTATTGATGTCTTCTTTAAAAGTAGTGTTGTTTTCTGGGAGTTTAGACTGTTGGCAAGGGTATTACTTGGATCACCTCCTTTGCTGGAAGTGATAGCATTTAAGAATTACAGTTGCTCTTTTTAAGAAGGCAAAAGAACGTACAGGGGAAGGAATGTTAGGCACCGAAGAGTAGTGTAATATGTTTAGGGGGCAAAATCTCCTGATTCTCATATAATCGGATTCTTTGTGAAGCCTAAGTCAGGTTGTATAAATACAAAACTCAGTGTTTTGGATTACAACCTAGACGTGGAATCTTTACCTTGCATACAACCTACTGAGGCTTTTACATACGTACAGAAATATGATATGTCCGGAGTATGTTACTTTTAAAATCTTTGAGTTCCTAGAGTCAATCTGATTATGCGTCAATCAATTTCAAGAGCTTTCTAGTGTTAGCTCTGACGTGATCAAAGCGGGGGAAGCTCTTAGGCAACAATTTTACCGAGGGGAGGGGGATAATATTGTTTGCACCTAGATAAAAGGAAACTACAAGTAAAAAAAATCAGGACAAAATTCTCATAAAGCTTGGCTATGAAATATAATGCACTTGATATTATTGCATGCATAAAACAGTAGGAACTTCTCCGTGTCTATCCTAGGGACACACAAAACATAGGATGATTCACCATAGTAGGCCTCTAACCTACTTTAGTTCTGTACTTGATAGATGAAATCATTGAGACCTCTGCCAAAGTTCCAATAGAAAGTCATATATGGAATATTCCAAACTGGCGTAGCAGGTGGATGGATCAGAGTCGAAGATTTAAATCGAGCTTGCATGGCTCTGATTGTGGCTCTAATTCTAGTGGATCCAAGCGGAAGCTGCCTGGCCACATCGAATCCATTACATCGTCAAGTGTGAAAGGCATCATGCTAAACCTTGTCTTGGCATCATTAAATCTTGCTACAAGTGCAGTTTCATATCTGCTTGGCTTGTGCACAAGTGAATGGGGCTGAACGTTGAGCGATCGAAGCGTTGAAGTATTGAAGGGAAAGCCCATCATGGACATCATTCTTTGAGATTGATATCTTCTAGctgcacctctctctctcttgtggGCGTTCTGGTGACCTCCTAATGCCTGGGAGCTGAAGAACTTCCTCATGCAGAAGTTACAGGAGAAAACCTTGCCTGAAGCTGGTCTTGACTGCGAGTCAGTGTCTCCTTCTGTTGAGAGCAAATTCCCACCTAGGCTCAGGTTCAGCCACTCTCCTTGATTAAGatcttctgtttcttcattgTTATCATCGCTGTTTGCATATCTGTTTTGCTCTTTCCCTAGTACTATCTCGCTTTCTGCTTCTCCGTGGGAGATCATTTCCTCTCAAAACTCTAGTTTGGTGAGGATGTCAAATGGAAGTTGATGGAATTGGGTTAAGCAAAGTCTCTCTGAAGGGTATCAGAtcaaagaaaagaggaaagaaaTGGAGAGAAGCATTAGAATGTGAAGTGGAGAATGCCTGTTTTCTATTTTATCACATCTCTATGCTGTGGCCCCTGTCTTCTGATGCTTGGTGCTCCAAGGGGACAATGCTTAGGTCATCTTCACTATTGCCTTGGTAAAGCTGGGGATTCCCCACTTTcatctttctcctttcttcTGTTCTCAGAGGAGACCTACTTTACATGTTTCCATCTGGAGGGTAACTGAAAATTCACAAGGTTGACAATCTTAAGACTCTTTCATCAAATGTCAACATCATTATACTTGCTTATTTATCTGAAGTGCCTGCCACGATTGCTTCTTATCCACCTACTGCACACTTTGTTATTTCTTGAACTTACTATGTTGGCCTCTTTGTAGTATTAAACAGCTGTTGGGTTAAGATGGCATTAGTGCTGATGATACTGTTCTTATTCTTAATAGGAATATCTAGGTTATGTATAATGGACCACAGTATTCGAATAATTTTCAGGCATATCAGCAGTATTTCTGAACGCTACATTATAAGATACTGTTCTCCAGTTTTCCTATCTTTTGTGAAGTTCTCCATAATTATGAAGAGGAAGTTCTAGGTGGTCAAATTACAGTCTTACTCATATATTGCTCTGCATATAGTACATAAGTTGTTATTTACCCACCAGACAAGTGCAGTAATTAGCAATTCATTTTATGTCAAGTAGGTATGAAATATGAATTGCATTAAAGATTAAACCAATGCTTCTGCCATAGAATGTAAAATTTTGAGTGGGAGGTGAGTGAATGGTAAGATTCAGACCCCTAATGAATGCACCTAATCTATTAGTGAAGTGAGTGGAGGCAAGAGTAGATACTCTTTTCTATTTAATTACCCCTATGATTTGATTGTTTGTGGGGAGGTCCCATCAAGGGTCCCAGAGCATTGGCAATAATGGTTTTAAAAAAGTAAGCAATTACAAACCAGATAGGGTGGTATCTTTGCTTGCAAATTATCAGTGTTTGCTTTTGGACAGTAGTATCTACGTGGGTGTCTTCCTGTTGGGGCTTCTCGATGTTCTTTGGAACCAAGTAGTGGGTGATGTGTATATGTACAGCAGGAGAAGTGCATTAGGAACCACTTGCACACTCGTACTTATATTTGGACCTTTTGTAACAGAACTAAGGAATAGACAAGAGGAGCTGGCCTCCCCTTAAATCTCTATCACACAGATTCTTCAAGGAACCAATGATTTCGAGCTTGCCGAAAGTGTATAACGTTTGGTGGTTGATTGATTGCATGCATCCAGAGTTACCTTAAGTTCTTGTTAAGGTTCGTTCATTTAATTTGAAATTAATTGGCCTATAGTTGTATAGTGCTGTGCATTGCTTAATATTTATCATATTTTTGACGTAAGACTTATATGCGCAATCTGCTCTGGACATTTTGAGAAGTGAATCATGGAATTTTTCGAGTTGGTTGAATAGTGGTTGGTGAAAAGGAGGGTTTTGATTCTCAGACCTCTCGTTTACATTAGTATGATTCTAAACTAAAGTTTAGTTTGACATTCATGCGGAAAGTGAACAGAGGCTATGATCTTTCGTGGCCAAATAGCGCCGACTCTGAGTAGGCTctcttttcttattttagagAACAATGGAAATAATGGGAAGGATGTGATAAATTTTGGGAAAGCAATGCTGGTGTTTCTATCTGCAGCCCAACAAAAGGCTCTACACTTCTTTCACTTGCAAATGAGAACTTTGAGTGCCGACTTTATTTTCTGACATTCAGATCATAAAATTTTACGAGAAAACAACCTGGGTTAGGTTGTCCAACTCATTGATGAAGAAATCTGGTATAAAATGTCAAATCATAGTAGAGGGATAATTTTAGTTGGTAGTGGATACACtatttgtcacagttgagaaaagGATTGGTGGAAACAGTTTGATGCGAACTTGTCAAGTGGGTTTGTCCGTCTTTAGAAATGTTCACTTTTCCGAACTTACGTTTGAAGCAGTTCTCTTTTAAAGCCAGTAATCTATAGACTTATAGAGCACAAGCTACTTTTGCAGTGGAGtatctctctatatatagatTATACTCAGTGTTTCTGTTGCTTATATTCAAGTGTGATCATTGTACGAATTGCAGTTTCCCTTTTCAACCTTTTGAAGAGAATGGATTCGATTTCATTCAAAGCCATGGACTCATGGAGAGAAGTATGAACCAATAGAATATAATAAATTGAACTTGATAAGGCGATCATGGCATTGACGCATATAACTACGTTGCCAACTAGTGCGTTTTCTTTCTCTGACACTGCTATTGTTTTACATTGCAAGCACGGACGATGGCCTTTTCTACAGTTTTGACGACAAAATCTAGTTCCTCTCTTAGATCGTTGGTGTCGATCTAATCTCTCCTTTGGGGATCTCGGTGGTTTGGTGATATGCGGTACTTGGCTTTTCGAGGCCTATTTGGGGGTCTATTCTTGATATTTTTTAACTCTTCCCTATGTGTTTTCATCGATTCTCCTCCTGCCGCAAGGGACGATTGGTCCAAGGGGGAGGTGGAATGTGCCATAGCTGACTTTAGTGGTTAGTTTGTAAGTCGGGGAGGCTTCGATCTTTCATGCACAACACCTTCAGACCTAGCCCTAAACATGGGTTGGTGCGGGTGTGCCCTCGCTAGCAATTCCTGTTGGCTGGTATGTACCTATTCCATTCGGTTTGGGACTTTCTGTGAGGTTTTCTACTTCCATACGAAGAGAATGAAAACAgttaagaggaaaaaaaaaaacttgcaccTTTTTTGTCAGGCCAATCCTCCCATTCAAATTGAACCAACTCAGCAAAACAGAGAAAGTAGTAGATAGCATGGTATACATCACAACTTTGAATTGACAATCCAACACAATAAGTTCATTAGGTCAAGACCCGTAAGCAAATTATGCAAAGAGAAAAAGACATAATAGGTGTTCGACCAAACATGGTGGGGGTGAGGTACCGACTCAAGTTTCCATCAATTACAACTTAAGTGAGCAACAAGGTTCAACTACAGGTGTCAATAAACTAGCTTCTTCGTTTGTTCCCCCCAGAAAAAGGACAATACACTGGGCCAAGCTAGCAGAGACATTAACAGCAATACAAGGGGACACTTGCTCTTGTTAAGAACTTGAGCACCCCATGTGCAGTACCAAGCATGCATTATTTTGACATCCCAACAAAATCACGAGTCAAACATTGAGTTTAGAATGCAAGATCATTGAAAATGACATGAAAATTTCAATTCAAAAACAGTTTAAATTAGAGTTCGTAGTATTTTGTCTATACTTCTTTGAGCAACTTCACAGGAAGTGGGCTTCTAACCCCATTCGCCCTGCTTGGCGACTCTTTAACACACATCAATAGCAAGCACTTATAAACCATGCATGTATTCATAAAATTTGTCAGAGACATTAAGTAATAACAAATGCTGCAATATTTATCAGAAGTGACATACTATTACCTCGAGGGAAAGTGACATACTATTACCTCGAGGGAAAACTAATAAAGGTCTACAGTTGACAACAGAATGTTGAAACGACTAGCTCAAGAGAGAAATTGACCAACAATGAGGCTGAAATTGAGACACTACAGACCACATTTCCCAAAAGTCATTCCAGAAATTGGATTAATTTCTAGGATTCTTATTATGGATAAATTTAAAATGCATATTCTAACTAGACTTTCCAAGTCCACGAGCGCTCGCTACTGAATAGAGCGAGTATCTAATCTCTACGATCACCCCAATATCTAGTTGTACTCAACTGTGCTATATTGATCAAAAAGCCTTTCAAGTccctgcaacaacaacaacaaaggtGTACAACTTTGTTAGAACTTAAATTAGCAGTAATACATTACAACTTATTGcatgaaattcaaacaaataaaatatcCTCATTCCCAAATtcatactttaaaaaaaaaaaaaaaaaaaaaattccacaatAATAACAAAATTATTGCCTACAATGGTTCATTCAGAATGTGATGGTGATTAATTCATCGAAGTAAAAGGCTTAGCAAACAGCCAAACAGATAACAAAAGCACTTCCGTACCAAAATTTGAGTTTAGAAATGCAGTCAATCAAAGTATATCTTAAACGTACACATAAGAAGTGTAAGATTAAGAAGGTGAATGTGCATTGTAATGTTTCAACATCTTCTATGACTACTGACTTTGTGACAAGGAAAGCAGGGGCCAAAAATCttgtaaaaaactaaaaaccaaatATAAAAACTTGACAACCAAGGTTGGAGAATGCATCGACTGAAAATACAACCAACGTTATTATTAAAATCTATGAGAAACAATGCTCATCTAAGAAACCAATATCCATTGtatagaaataataataaataagtttcaactgaaaataataataataaaaaaaattcaacagaAGAAAAGACATTGGTCCAACCAATGTGTCAATCCTCCTCCTCACCttagaaacaaaaagaacacaAAAGAAGATAGCATAGAATGTGTCTTATTTTACATGGCAATGATTTCCCAAAGAAAATATCAGCTAAGCAGAACAACTACTTGTTGCTATCATTCAATTCTAATATGGAAGTTTAAAATTCATTTGGTAGACACATTTATCTGACCAAACGCCACTTTGTTCACTTAAATTCAAGATAGAAAAGTTCATATCTATAATGTCTAAGAAAGGAATGAAGGACAACCTACAAAGATGCATCATTCTTCTGCCTTTTGGATGATCGTAAGTCCAAGCGCATCACCCATCTTTTCCATTCCTTCCTatcaatcccaatcccaattcCTTAATGATTATTCAACCTTAACATAGTTTAAAATCTACCTACTTCATAGAGGAcacttttttttcctactctaaTCTCTCCTAGGGCATCAGCCCATGGATATAGAAAACAAAATGGgaaaagcattttttttttctttcaattttgtcATGTGTCCTAAAAACAGCAAAACTCACAAATAGACTACTAGCGATCCTGACAAGTACGGCAGAAGGTACCGTGGGACAACTCGCAACAAGCACGCGCATTGACAGTCAGGTGAGATGTGAGGCATGTTGCAGCTCGCATATGCAGCAGCGACTGTGTGCATCCCAGTTCTCCCAAGTTCCTACAAGAAGCAAACACCATTTATTATCCTACTAATCATTACGAAAGGTCAACAATACTTATTCTCTTTTCTGCTTTGGTGCAACAAAtccaaaattttattttgggAACTTACACAACTATTAGATATCAAAGAGTTCAAATGTTCTTCATACTCAAAAACCCGatatgacccaaaaaaaaaactcgccGAATTGATAATCTCAGAATGGCTCTTCCAAACAGtgaaaatgaaggaaaagacAAGACTTTAATTCAAATGGTGAATCAAACATTTTCAATAAGAGCCAAAATCatcaaaaaaaccaaaatactGTAAGATAAGAAACCACTCATTGCAATCAACAGACCCTTTCATTTACTCCAaacagtgaaaaatgaagagttCAATTTCGCTAAAATGGTGAGCCAAGCACTTCGATTGTTTCTCAATAACACCCAAAAtcataaaacaaaacccaaatcaaactACAACTACTTCAATAGATTTGAGAATCCACTCATTTGCAATCGGCAATTTAAGAAAGGGGAAGATCGAAATGGGGACCTGGGAGAGGTGAAGGAGAAGCGGCGAGTGGCCGGAGCGGTAGGCGGGCGGAGGCGCCGGAGAGTTGGGGCGGAGCGGTGGAGCGAAACCCTAGCGGTGGAGGCCAAGGACCGAGAGAGCGAACCAGCTGAGCGCAAAgccattttttctcttttcagtGTTTGTGGCTAAAGCCAGAGGGCTTTGTGAGGGTTTTGTAAAGGTTTTGTGAGTGGGTCATGGTGTGGCGCAGGTCTATGGTATCTGGTGTGGCCTAGCCATTTCTGAGCCGTTCGATTTTTGGGGATTCGTTGTCCACCGTTTGATTAGAGATGTGTTTGAAGACGATTGCGTTTTTGCTTGATGGTGTAGAGAAGGATGCTCATTTGATGAGGAGAATTGCGTGTTTTCCAAGTTACAAATTACTTCTTTTATTTAtcaaagttatgaattttattttttactagGATTTTTTATGGAATGGTAGAATTATGATATGTCAACGGATAAGTTTTACAAGTGATTGTATTTCTATCCACGATATTGAATGATATCAGAAATCTAAATCTTACAGGTCAATTTGAGCACCAACACATGAACATAAGGGACTGCTTCCAATTGTGTTCACAGGATCAGTTTTCCAACAAACTGCTTATTTTTGTTTGCCATACTGAATATAGACTTGAGTTTAAATTCCcttcttaaagaaaaaaaaacaaaggaaaagaaaaggtttGTACATGAACACTTCTACATCCTTCTCAATGTTCTCATCTCGCTAGAAGTGTTACCAACCACATCAAAATAAGATGACAATATCAGTAACAAATGCCTTGGATTATTCTCTCATTTGGCGAAAATTCCACAACAGATTCAATCACTAATACAAAGGAACCAAAAAGGAGGCTTTATTTTCAGGTTTAATATAGATCAATGAGATGAATTTAACGCCAAAACTGGACCGTATGCTGCTTAATTTCTTAGAGACTTACTGTCCTCACACATTTTAACTGTCTGTTGAATGTATAAATCCTGCCCGACGATATGTTTGCCGTAACTGTACTTCCTCTATAATGTAGTTTTTTAACAGTGTTGTTGTCCTTGGACCAAATGCCAACTTCGTGAAGATCTCCTTCACTCCAGCAGATGTTGACTGTCACCCCGCCGCGTGCCTTCAAGCCCTTGACACAACCATTTGCCCATTTATCCCGAGGAAGAGCAGGAAGTAAATACAGGTCCTTGACTGTGCTTTGGACAAGCATTTCGGCAACTGCTGCTGAAAAACTGGCACCAAAAGAGACAAATGTAACGCCATTGTCATGCTAAACCAGAATGGGTCAAAGTCACTTCACAAAAATTCATTCACTAACATGTAAAGGTTGCAATAATGACATGATAAGAAATGTGCCTGCAACCATATACAAAGAAGTTGGGCAGAATTGGTCATAAACAACATGAATGGAACCTATGTGGCTTACCCAAAGTTGGCATCAATCTGGAAAGGAGGATGTGCAGTGAACAAGTTACTGTATAGTCCTCCTTCAAAATCACCTTCACGTTCTGGATCTACCAAGTCAATCAAATGCTTGACCATACGATACGCATGTTCACTGTTGTGAAGACGTGCCCACAATGCAGTCTTCCAGGTAGTTGACCATCCTGGACCTTCCTCTCCTGTTTTGGAGTACATGAATACAAAGAGCGATAAGTATATAATCATATAAGTG
Coding sequences:
- the LOC121050108 gene encoding zinc finger protein 7-like, producing the protein MISHGEAESEIVLGKEQNRYANSDDNNEETEDLNQGEWLNLSLGGNLLSTEGDTDSQSRPASGKVFSCNFCMRKFFSSQALGGHQNAHKRERGAARRYQSQRMMSMMGFPFNTSTLRSLNVQPHSLVHKPSRYETALVARFNDAKTRFSMMPFTLDDVMDSMWPGSFRLDPLELEPQSEPCKLDLNLRL
- the LOC112172786 gene encoding uncharacterized protein LOC112172786 isoform X2, with amino-acid sequence MALRSAGSLSRSLASTARVSLHRSAPTLRRLRPPTAPATRRFSFTSPRNLGELGCTQSLLHMRAATCLTSHLTVNARACCELSHGT
- the LOC112172786 gene encoding uncharacterized protein LOC112172786 isoform X1, producing MALRSAGSLSRSLASTARVSLHRSAPTLRRLRPPTAPATRRFSFTSPRNLGELGCTQSLLHMRAATCLTSHLTVNARACCELSHGTFCRTCQDR